Proteins encoded within one genomic window of Dromaius novaehollandiae isolate bDroNov1 chromosome 7, bDroNov1.hap1, whole genome shotgun sequence:
- the LRRFIP1 gene encoding leucine-rich repeat flightless-interacting protein 1 isoform X4 translates to MQGEADCLSPAAQELAEARLAAKRAARAEAREIRMKELERQQKEIEERPEKDFEKGARTVSSLSAATLASLGGTSSRRGSGDTSISADTEASIREIKDSLAEVEEKYKKAMVSNAQLDNEKTNFMYQVDTLKDALLELEEQLAESRRQYEEKSKEFEREKHAHSILQFQFMEMKEALKQREEMLAKHGIIPDSEVATNGETSDILDNEGHLDSSKTVQGTTQALKTTGDGTLGKANEVDMKNEILEDVGKREILQNTEQEEHKEESEEQEIKTLHADENAKAEKIIEENDAMSTVMLTSSRHAEQIQSHPEHVSGNVSSNDGSDADDLRKETEPTGSSVEVQQPVSKEAEHGDLNQRTDPNSEVGSLQGQVFETPQGMSSDLGTECELGKAAAEQKGEDFKASNAAGGDEMSREADVRSSSSELVSDQSELPEVAVAGSFSGEPSVESRAESLQHSEESPEEQVMNVLERELVGGKECTDGRLDERGSGRAEEENETGSTVQGQAKKTEPGGMEGEDSRESGAPAAASEEEDGDQTQIQPVSSEDGHIVSLEGQKTQDKTERGKAMTEKDGPEEVLMDELEARSDSAETGKQDGASVEPVDCISEGKGSVLQQAEPGKDTVKETVSQESSLDPGLSDCDNQEAEVEIQDEPGKRKEGKTEWAEDLKPNREIQTVQCTEETTCDTGGEKNISVEAEVQNVVKQEEGESRQESTEGLSVTTESKVDEEALKETEKQLELTDHHCGGFASEEDADNSLQETTKPLEHFIQGNAEAKEQNPELENVRECTEKEKDKNQKGQGTEEDKSQGIEEEGEAKEALPEEKVETLAQKAELDENVSEQVKLEGQAEEGVENDGDAFDFDEESKQILETDEKRGGEKADTQKGEEAGVHGVTGEVAQTGETGEGRGNIETEDTSTEDDSLQHKKEGETEESGHLLGKASSQKTDEKASALEDGSEASDSNDLEKIPDENVLEQDLESAGNNRDESKEDLQSGRRGKGKSKEDCTVS, encoded by the exons GACTCTCTAGCAGAAGTCGAAGAGAAGTATAAAAAGGCTATGGTGTCAAATGCGCAACTAGACAATGAGAAAACAAACTTCATGTACCAAGTAGACACCCTGAAGGATGCGCTCTTAGAGCTAGAAGAGCAGCTGGCAGAATCCAGGAGGCAAtatgaagagaaaagcaaa GAATTTGAGAGGGAAAAGCATGCTCATAGCATATTGCAGTTTCAGTTCATGGAAATGAAAGAAGCTTTgaagcaaagagaagaaatgcTTGCA AAGCATGGAATAATCCCAGACTCTGAAGTAGCCACCAACGGGGAGACATCAGACATTCTTGATAATGAAGGACACTTGGATTCTTCCAAAACTGTTCAAGGCACAACTCAGGCACTAAAGACAACAGGGGATGGGACGCTAG GCAAAGCCAATGAAGTGGACATGAAAAATGAGATTTTGGAGGATGTGGGGAAAAGAGAAATCTTGCAGAATACTGAGCAGGAGGAACACAAAGAGGAGTCTGAGGAGCAGGAAATAAAGACATTGCATGCTGATGAAaatgcaaaggcagaaaaaatcaTTGAAGAAAATGATGCCATGTCAACAGTGATGTTAACAAGCAGTAGGCATGCAGAACAAATTCAAAGCCATCCAGAACATGTATCAGGGAATGTTTCTTCAAATGATGGTAGTGATGCAGATGATTTGAGAAAGGAGACAGAACCAACAGGCAGTAGCGTAGAAGTCCAGCAGCCTGTTAGTAAGGAAGCCGAACACGGTGACTTGAATCAAAGGACAGATCCGAATTCAGAGGTGGGCTCACTGCAAGGTCAGGTTTTTGAGACTCCTCAGGGAATGTCTAGCGACTTAGGTACAGAATGTGAATTAGGAAAAGCTGCAGCAGAACAGAAAGGAGAGGATTTTAAAGCTAGCAATGCAGCGGGTGGTGATGAAATGTCTCGGGAAGCTGACGTTAGGAGTAGCAGCAGTGAGCTGGTTTCTGATCAGTCAGAGCTTCCAGAGGTTGCAGTAGCAGGCTCATTCAGCGGAGAGCCAAGCGTGGAGAGTCGCGCTGAGAGCCTCCAGCACTCAGAAGAAAGCCCTGAAGAGCAAGTTATGAATGTCTTGGAGAGAGAGCTGGTGGGAGGCAAAGAGTGTACTGACGGGAGACTCGATGAAAGAGGAAGTGGTAGAGCCGAAGAAGAAAATGAGACTGGGAGCACAGTTCAGGGCCAGGCAAAGAAAACCGAGCCTGGGGGTATGGAGGGAGAGGACTCACGTGAAAGTGGTGCCCCAGCAGCTGCGAGTGAAGAGGAAGATGGAGATCAGACACAAATTCAACCAGTTTCTTCAGAGGATGGTCACATAGTATCACTAGAGGGACAAAAAACGCAAGATAAAACAGAACGTGGAAAGGCTATGACTGAGAAGGACGGACCGGAGGAAGTATTGATGGACGAATTGGAAGCACGTTCAGATTCTGCAGAGACAGGCAAGCAGGACGGCGCATCCGTAGAGCCTGTAGACTGTATTAGTGAGGGAAAAGGAAGCGtactgcagcaggcagagccggGCAAAGACACCGTGAAAGAAACGGTGTCTCAGGAAAGCAGTTTAGACCCAGGTCTTTCAGATTGTGACAATCAGGAAGCAGAAGTGGAAATACAGGATGAgcctgggaaaagaaaggaaggtaaAACTGAATGGGCAGAAGATTTAAAACCAAACAGAGAAATTCAAACAGTTCAGTGTACTGAGGAAACAACATGTGATAcagggggagagaaaaatatttctgtagaagCTGAAGTTCAGAACGTAGTTAAGCAAGAGGAAGGTGAATCTAGACAGGAGTCAACTGAAGGTCTTAGTGTAACTACTGAAAGCAAAGTTGATGAAGAAGCATTgaaagaaactgagaaacagCTAGAGCTTACAGACCACCATTGCGGTGGATTTGCTTCCGAGGAAGATGCAGATAATTCTTTGCAGGAAACTACAAAACCATTAGAGCACTTTATTCAAGGCAATGCAGAAGCCAAAGAGCAAAACCCAGAGCTAGAAAATGTACGTGAGTgtacagagaaagagaaggataaaAATCAGAAGGGTCAAGGGACTGAAGAGGACAAAAGTCAGGGAATAGAAGAGGAGGGTGAGGCAAAGGAAGCATTACCAGAGGAAAAGGTGGAGACTCTTGCACAGAAAGCTGAGCTGGATGAAAATGTTAGTGAACAAGTTAAATTGGAGGGTcaagcagaggaaggagtggAAAATGATGGTGATGCATTTGATTTTGATGAGGAATCAAAACAGATACTGGAAACTGATGAAAAACGTGGTGGAGAGAAAGCTGATACCCAGAAAGGAGAAGAAGCTGGAGTACATGGTGTGACTGGGGAGGTTGCCCAAACCGGAGAAACTGGGGAAggcagaggcaacatagaaaccGAAGACACATCGACTGAGGATGACAGCTTACAGCATAAAAAAGAGGGCGAGACAGAAGAAAGCGGGCATTTGCTAGGGAAAGCATCTTCACAGAAAACTGATGAGAAGGCCAGTGCGTTGGAAGACGGAAGCGAAGCATCAGACTCAAACGATCTGGAAAAAATACCAGATGAAAATGTTTTAGAACAGGATTTGGAAAGTGCTGGCAATAACAGGGATGAAAGCAAAGAGGATTTGCAAAGTGGTAGAAGGGGTAAGGGTAAGTCTAAAGAAGACTGCACAGTATCATGA